ATCACCACACGTTTGTATTTGCGACATTCAAAGCGAAAAAGCCCCCGTTCATCAATCAAATTCTATATCTGCACCGAAAATCCTTTTATTATTCACGGTTATTATAGCCTATTTTGGAAAAAAGAGAACACAAAGGTGTTCTCTTATTTTTTCACCGCAGCCATAACTTCAGCAGCAAAATCATTTGCTTTTTTCTCGATGCCTTCCCCAAGCTGATACCGTGTAAATCTTCTTACCGTGATATTTTCACCGATTTTGGCAATTTGCTCGTTAATTAATTGTTGCACTGTCTTATCGGGATCTTTAATGAAAGGCTGTTCGAGCAGGCAGACTTCTTTATAAAATTTTTCCAGGCGTCCCTCAATCATTTTTTCAACAATATGGGCCGGTTTTCCTTCGTTAAGCGCTTGCGCCCGCAAAACTTCCCGCTCATGATTAATTACTTCAGCCGGAACGTCGCTACGGCTCACATAGCTGGGGTTAGCCGCAGCAATCTGCATGCAAATATCTTTGGCCAATGCTTTAAACTGATCTGTCTTGGCCACGAAATCAGTCTCACAGTTAATTTCAAGCAGCACGCCTATACGGCCGCCACCGTGTATGTACGATTCGACAATGCCTTTCCGCCGTAATCCGACCGGCCTTTTTCGCCGCTGCAGCAAGTCCTTTTTCCCTTAAATAGTCAATAGCTTTTTCCATATCGCCCTTAGTTTCGGTCAGCGCTTTTTTACAATCCATCATGCCTGCACCAGTACGTTCGCGCAGTTCTTTTACCATTTCAGCCGTAATCATATATCCAATCCTCCTGTCTACTTATAAAGGTAAGGGTGCAGTTTCCCGCCCCCTTACCTTCCTAAACGAGTTATTCTTCTGCCGCCAGTTGTTCGCCTTGACGGCCCTCAAGAACAGCATCGGCCATCTTAGAAGTCAACAATTTGACAGCACGAATTGCATCATCATTGCCCGGAATGACATAATCGACTTCATCCGGGTCGCAGTTGGTATCCACGATCGCCACGATGGGAATACCGAGTTTACGCGCTTCGGCTACGGCGATGCGCTCTTTGCGCGGATCAATAATAAACAGGGCGCCGGGCAATTTATTCATATTCTTAATGCCGCCCAGGAATTTTTGCAGTCTTTCCATCTCGTGCCGCAGAGCCATAACTTCCTTTTTGGGCAGCACATCAAAAACGCCCTTTTCTTCCATGTCTTCAAGTTCACGCAAACGGTTAATCCGCTTTTGGATAGTCTGGAAGTTGGTCAGCATACCGCCGAGCCATCTTTCATTAACATAGAACATGTCGCAGCGGGTCGCTTCCTCTTTCACCGCTTCCTGCGCCTGTTTTTTCGTACCTACAAACAATATTGACTGACCTTGGGCAGCCACGTCGCGGATGAAGTTATATGCTTCCTCCACTTTTTTGACCGTTTTCTGCAGATCAATAATGTAAATACCGTTACGCTCCGTAAAAATATAAGGAGCCATTTTGGGGTTCCATCTCCTGGTTTGATGACCGAAATGGACACCAGCCTCCAGGAGCTGTTTCATGGAAATTACTGACATATTTTGCACCTCCTGTTAATATACCGCCGCATTCCTCATTTTTTGCCTTCACCGCTTACGGCACAGTGACAAAATTAGAATGCGTGTGTGATTTACACCAAAAGTTAGTATACCATATCTTCCTAATTGTAACAAGTAAAATAATCCGTTTTGTTAGAATACAAAAATTTTCATCTTTTATTCAACTGTAGTATTAACATTACTTCACCTTTACCAATCCCGGTGGCTTTAGCGATTTCAGTTATATTGTAACCTTGTTCCGCCATGGCAAAAATTAGCCGCCGCTTGTCATTCCCCGTTTCTTGGGAGTACGGGATATTTTCAGGCTTATTGCCAGTATCTTGGACTATGCCTATATTCTGCTCGTTCGGTGTGGCTTGCTCCGCAAGAGAAGTCCCTGATATACCTAATTGTTCAAAAACCGCTGCTGCTGCTTGAATTTTTTGATCTAAAGCAGTCATCTTGGCGTCTGCTTCTTCTAATAAATATTCAAGATGAGCAATTTGTGTCTCTAACCGCCTGATGATATGGTCAGCGGTTTGTTCAAGCTGTTGCTGAAATTCCTGCGCCGGCGCCGCCGTATTAAGGGAAAACAGCTTTTGCAGCATGTCCTTTTTTGTTACAACAAAAAAAACAAAAAAGAGGAGAACAACAAGCGTAACGGTAATTCCGGTAAGCAAAATTTCCACCTCGACTATGTTTTTAAATCCACGTTATGCCCCCGGATCGGGTCTTCAGCGCTTGCGCTATGAACAGGCTTACTGTGTATTTCTTTTTCCGCCTGACCTTTCCGGTTACTTCCCCTGTCTTGTTTTTCCTTATACTCTTTTTCCCGTTGTATTTTACCGCCTTCATTTTTGGCGGCTCCCTGAACTTGTTGCTGACGGTTAGCCGTAACCTGTTGCCATTGTTGACCGAATATTTGCTGCTGCAATGTAGGTTGATGGTCGGTGATTTCCTGGGCCTTGCTCACTTCTGTTGCACGGGTAATCAGTACCTGTAGATCCATCGGTCTGATATTCACGTTCCCACCACCTTTATTAACCCTACTTGTAAGGGCC
Above is a window of Thermosinus carboxydivorans Nor1 DNA encoding:
- a CDS encoding DUF6115 domain-containing protein, encoding MLTGITVTLVVLLFFVFFVVTKKDMLQKLFSLNTAAPAQEFQQQLEQTADHIIRRLETQIAHLEYLLEEADAKMTALDQKIQAAAAVFEQLGISGTSLAEQATPNEQNIGIVQDTGNKPENIPYSQETGNDKRRLIFAMAEQGYNITEIAKATGIGKGEVMLILQLNKR
- the rpsB gene encoding 30S ribosomal protein S2 translates to MSVISMKQLLEAGVHFGHQTRRWNPKMAPYIFTERNGIYIIDLQKTVKKVEEAYNFIRDVAAQGQSILFVGTKKQAQEAVKEEATRCDMFYVNERWLGGMLTNFQTIQKRINRLRELEDMEEKGVFDVLPKKEVMALRHEMERLQKFLGGIKNMNKLPGALFIIDPRKERIAVAEARKLGIPIVAIVDTNCDPDEVDYVIPGNDDAIRAVKLLTSKMADAVLEGRQGEQLAAEE